A window of the Alnus glutinosa chromosome 4, dhAlnGlut1.1, whole genome shotgun sequence genome harbors these coding sequences:
- the LOC133865545 gene encoding phosphatidate phosphatase PAH2 isoform X4: MSPPTMHDFSRKAPKLSLSLEIAIDETIGQWPFYLEPVFLLPRGSCCFNLIKITYLWGQSDGLLEILCDWIVRFYYLAGLKMYAVERLSSYITRGVYTVSGPFHPFGGAVDIIVVEQQDGSFKSSPWYVRFGKFQGVLKAKERVVNICVNGVEAGFHMNLDHKGEAYFLREVDVEEGEIVPYSVSSGDETEGRFQNDRRSLKSKSYNFDANTSNSADKIDLLRNGKALARTTSRRPRILGLVFGRRRSMKEEGYQEGEGDDGVARADSLERAEIAANLLEVKWSTNLYKSRKGANKDVQITDGKGEVSSSEHGNVKNSLDQYVLHEQTGSHNEQMGESSLSGFENLQSFVEETRIEVACFSTPEQVTETSVAGESVLEGKCELMSTLSRKIDVGDTENDENTKVQDSIEHEGHPGKHIDEEQVFHVTNVLPGCGISQEESETDRVRSFIYCETSERSIVAMDVTSEQTRETMYLGSGELGEVHVHTEMLHSTTELLSEDTVTLQVAEDGDFQTDPVEDPVNHSQEMNPSRSFIHKCNVMDLEGPSIEPEVDTQMVSVGPTLGLDDKVVSQSICTISGFSNSAHQAQDKENNKDEEITSKFQPSLESIGDCVPIKAISTLSLGSSEEEQFLFSDLDEISEVQRMESIYPVHVDKESPSSSPEDIKEANRLVNERYDPSLLSEKSAQENPFIDLEGSIEKLRISSSPIIIPRSHKVSGEEVGRLVESLPNLWSHTVSPDAHDFCRPLSQSLDSSSKSLNSKLQSNDDSSYIKSDKDPQLALEQPNIEDTQITVEPINGLANSAVEISLCKHLLYEGMGADAASQAFDAEKLDVNRFTSLGPEVMKDDRLVVKIYGLYFPWDVAGPIVLGMVSFGSEQIFEPTGMIAVDKVEKSLTGDPSKSSVASRGGWRIWPFSFRKSRSKKGLQPVLKDVRNSDVENASESTMGMGEDKNVLKPKVVRKIVREMTPTSEQLASMNLKEGRNTVTFTFSTAMLGKQQVDARIYLWKWNTRIVISDVDGTITKSDVLGQFMPFVGVDWSQTGVAHLFSAIKENGYQLLFLSARAISQAYHTRQFLFNLKQDGKALPDGPVVISPDGLFPSLYREGNWCNQEGSS, encoded by the exons GTGGGGGCAATCAGACGGGCTCTTAGAAATTTTATGTGATTGGATTGTGAGATTTTATTACCTGGCGGGTTTAAAGATGTACGCGGTGGAGCGGCTAAGTAGCTACATCACCAGGGGGGTGTACACTGTCTCCGGTCCATTCCATCCATTTGGTGGGGCGGTGGATATAATTGTAGTTGAACAGCAAGATGGGAGCTTCAAGTCTTCGCCTTGGTATGTTCGGTTCGGGAAATTTCAAGGGGTTTTGAAGGCCAAGGAGAGGGTGGTCAACATTTGTGTCAATGGAGTCGAAGCTGGTTTCCACATGAATTTGGATCATAAAGGAGAAGCTTACTTTCTCAGGGAGGTAGATGTGGAAGAAGGGGAAATTGTACCATATTCTGTGTCCTCTGGGGATGAGACGGAAGGGCGGTTCCAGAATGATAGGCGGTCTTTGAAGTCCAAAAGTTACAATTTTGATGCTAATACGTCTAATTCAGCTGATAAGATTGATCTTTTGAGGAATGGGAAGGCTTTGGCAAGGACTACTTCCCGGCGGCCAAGGATACTTGGGCTTGTTTTTGGGCGGAGGAGGTCGATGAAGGAGGAAGGTTATCAGGAGGGAGAGGGTGATGATGGCGTGGCAAGGGCTGATTCATTGGAGCGTGCTGAGATTGCAGCCAACCTCTTGGAGGTTAAGTGGTCTACGAATCTTTATAAATCCCGGAAAGGTGCCAATAAAGATGTGCAGATTACTGATGGAAAAGGCGAGGTGAGCTCATCTGAGCATGGCAATGTGAAAAATAGTTTGGATCAATATGTGTTACACGAGCAAACTGGTTCCCACAATGAGCAAATGGGTGAAAGCTCTCTCTCTGGATTTGAAAATCTGCAGAGTTTTGTTGAGGAAACTAGAATAGAAGTTGCATGTTTTAGCACCCCAGAACAAGTTACTGAAACTTCTGTTGCAGGTGAAAGTGTTTTGGAAGGGAAATGTGAGTTGATGTCTACATTATCAAGAAAGATTGATGTGGGGGATACTGAAAATGATGAGAACACAAAAGTTCAAGATTCGATTGAGCATGAAGGACACCCTGGAAAGCATATTGATGAAGAACAGGTTTTCCATGTAACGAATGTTTTGCCAGGCTGTGGCATTTCCCAGGAGGAGAGTGAAACAGATAGAGTTCGCTCATTTATATATTGTGAAACATCCGAGAGATCAATAGTGGCAATGGATGTTACCAGTGAACAAACGCGTGAGACGATGTACCTTGGCAGTGGAGAACTCGGGGAAGTCCATGTTCATACTGAAATGCTGCATTCAACAACTGAACTGCTATCGGAG GATACAGTTACTCTTCAAGTTGCTGAGGATGGTGATTTTCAGACAGACCCAGTGGAGGATCCAGTGAATCATTCCCAGGAAATGAATCCTTCTCGTTCTTTCATACATAAATGCAATGTGATGGACCTTGAAGGGCCATCGATAGAACCAGAGGTCGATACCCAAATGGTCAGTGTGGGCCCGACACTTGGTTTAGATGACAAAGTAGTGTCACAGAGCATTTGCACCATTTCCGGTTTCAGCAACTCAGCTCATCAGGCTCAAGATAAGGAAAACAACAAGGATGAAGAAATCACAAGCAAGTTCCAACCTTCTTTGGAGTCTATTGGTGACTGTGTCCCGATAAAAGCAATAAGTACCCTGTCATTAGGGAGTTCAGAGGAAGAACAGTTTCTCTTCAGTGACCTTGATGAAATCAGTGAGGTGCAGCGCATGGAGTCAATATATCCAGTGCATGTGGATAAAGAAAGTCCCTCAAGTAGTCCTGAAGACATTAAAGAAGCAAATAGGTTAGTCAACGAAAGATATGACCCATCTTTGTTATCCGAAAAATCTGCTCAAGAGAATCCATTTATTGATCTTGAAGGCTCGATAGAAAAATTAAGGATATCATCAAGCCCCATCATCATACCTAGAAGTCATAAGGTTTCTGGTGAGGAAGTTGGGCGGCTGGTAGAATCATTGCCCAATTTGTGGTCTCACACCGTAAGTCCAGATGCACATGACTTTTGTCGTCCTCTCAGCCAATCACTGGATTCAAGTTCCAAATCCTTGAATTCAAAATTGCAGAGCAATGATGATTCAAGCTATATAAAGTCTGACAAAGATCCACAATTGGCACTGGAGCAGCCAAATATTGAGGATACACAGATTACAGTGGAGCCTATAAATGGTCTTGCCAATTCTGCAGTCG AGATATCTCTTTGCAAGCACTTGTTATATGAAGGGATGGGGGCTGATGCAGCTTCTCAAGCATTTGATGCTGAAAAGTTGGATGTAAATAGATTTACCTCTCTAGGTCCTGAGGTTATGAAGGATGATAGGCTTGTTGTCAAAATTTATGGCCTTTATTTCCCATGGGATGTGGCTGGTCCTATTGTGTTAGGGATGGTCTCATTTGGAAGTGAACAAATATTTGAACCAACAGGCATGATAGCAGTTGACAAAGTTGAGAAATCTCTTACAGGAGATCCATCAAAATCCAGTGTTGCCTCAAGGGGAGGCTGGAGGATTTGGCCCTTTTCTTTCAGGAAATCAAGGTCCAAGAAGGGTTTGCAGCCAGTTCTGAAAGATGTCAGAAATTCTGATGTTGAGAATGCTTCAGAGAGCACGATGGGGATGGGTGAAGATAAAAATGTGCTTAAACCGAAGGTGGTGAGGAAGATTGTTAGGGAAATGACTCCAACATCTGAGCAACTAGCATCGATGAATCTAAAGGAAGGGAGGAACACAGTAACTTTCACATTCTCCACGGCGATGCTGGGGAAGCAGCAG GTTGATGCAAGAATATATTTGTGGAAATGGAACACTCGTATAGTAATCTCAGACGTGGATGGGACAATTACAAA ATCGGATGTTCTAGGTCAGTTCATGCCTTTCGTTGGGGTCGATTGGTCACAAACAGGCGTTGCACATTTATTTTCGGCCATTAAG GAAAATGGGTATCAATTGCTCTTTCTTAGTGCACGTGCAATTTCTCAGGCTTATCACACTAGACAATTTCTATTCAACCTTAAGCAG GATGGGAAGGCTTTACCGGATGGGCCTGTTGTTATTTCTCCTGATGgactttttccttctctttatcGAGAAGGTAACTGGTG TAATCAGGAGGGCTCCTCATGA